Proteins encoded within one genomic window of Bacillus thuringiensis:
- a CDS encoding type B 50S ribosomal protein L31, whose product MKAGIHPDYKKVVFMDTNTGFKFLSGSTKGSNETVEWEDGNTYPLLKVEISSDSHPFYTGRQKFATADGRVDRFNKKYGIK is encoded by the coding sequence ATGAAAGCAGGAATTCACCCAGATTACAAGAAAGTTGTATTCATGGACACAAACACAGGCTTCAAATTCTTAAGCGGATCTACTAAAGGATCTAACGAAACTGTTGAGTGGGAAGATGGTAACACTTATCCATTACTAAAAGTTGAGATCAGTTCTGATTCTCACCCATTCTACACTGGACGTCAGAAGTTTGCTACTGCAGACGGACGCGTTGACCGCTTCAATAAGAAATACGGTATTAAGTAA